The following coding sequences are from one Saccopteryx bilineata isolate mSacBil1 chromosome 3, mSacBil1_pri_phased_curated, whole genome shotgun sequence window:
- the TEAD2 gene encoding transcriptional enhancer factor TEF-4, whose protein sequence is MGEPRAGAPLDDGSAWTGSEEGSEEGTGGSEGAGGDGGPDAEGVWSPDIEQSFQEALAIYPPCGRRKIILSDEGKMYGRNELIARYIKLRTGKTRTRKQASLWIYCARYSSLSSCVRTRVSSHIQVLARRKSREIQSKLKALNVDQVSKDKAFQTMATMSSAQLISAPSLQAKLGPTGPQASELFQFWSGGSGTPWNVPDVKPFSQTPFSLSLTPPSTDLPGYEPPQALSPPALPPPAPSPPAWQARALGTARLQLVEFSAFVEPPDAVDSYQRHLFVHISQHCPSPGAPPLESVDVRQIYDKFPEKKGGLRELYDRGPPHAFFLVKFWADLNWGPSGEEVGPGSTSGGFYGVSSQYESLEHMTLTCSSKVCSFGKQVVEKVETERAQLEDGRFVYRLLRSPMCEYLVNFLHKLRQLPERYMMNSVLENFTILQVVTNRDTQELLLCTAYVFEVSTSERGTQHHIYRLVRD, encoded by the exons ATGGGGGAACCCCGGGCTGGGGCCCCCCTGGACGATGGCAGCGCCTGGACAGGAAGTGAGGAAGGAAGTGAGGAAGGAACCGGTGGCAGCGAGGGGGCTGGGGGGGATGGAGGCCCAGATGCAGAGGGTGTCTGGAGTCCTGACATCGAGCAGAGCttccaggaggccctggccatcTACCCACCCTGCGGCCGACGGAAAATCATCCTGTCCGATGAAGGCAAGATGTATG GTCGGAATGAACTGATTGCCCGCTACATCAAGCTGAGAACGGGGAAGACCCGAACTCGCAAACAG GCATCTCTGTGGATATACTGTGCCCGATACAGTTCTCTTAGCAGTTGTGTTAGAACCAGA GTCTCTAGTCACATCCAGGTCTTGGCCCGAAGGAAATCGAGGGAAATCCAGTCCAAGCTCAAG GCCCTGAATGTG GACCAAGTTTCCAAGGACAAGGCTTTCCAGACAATGGCCACCATGTCCTCTGCCCAGCTCATCTCAGCCCCTTCCCTGCAGGCCAAACTGGGTCCCACTGGTCCTCAG GCCTCTGAGCTTTTCCAGTTTTGGTCAGGGGGCTCTGGGACGCCCTGGAATGTTCCAGA TGTGAAGCCATTCTCGCAGACACCATTCTCCTTGTCACTGACTCCCCCATCTACTGACCTCCCAG GGTACGAGCCCCCCCAAGCCCTCTCACCCCCTGCCTTGCCCCCACCTGCCCCATCACCCCCAGCCTGGCAGGCTCGGGCCCTGGGCACTGCCCGGTTACAGCTGGTGGAATTCTCGGCCTTTGTGGAACCCCCGGATGCAGTTGACTCT TACCAGAGGCACCTGTTTGTTCACATCAGCCAGCACTGCCCTAGCCCTGGAGCGCCTCCCCTTGAGAGTGTGGATGTCCGGCAGATCTATGACAAATTCCCCGAGAAAAAGGGTGGTCTGCGGGAGCTGTATGATCGTGGGCCCCCTCACGCCTTCTTCCTGGTCAAGTTTTGG GCGGACCTGAACTGGGGCCCAAGTGGTGAGGAAGTGGGACCTGGCAGCACCAGTGGTGGCTTCTACGGTGTGAGCAGTCAGTACGAGAGCCTGGAGCACATGACCCTCACCTGCTCCTCCAAGGTCTGCTCCTTCGGCAAGCAGGTGGTGGAGAAGGTGGAG ACGGAGCGGGCCCAGCTAGAGGATGGGAGATTCGTGTACCGCCTGCTGCGCTCACCCATGTGCGAGTACCTGGTGAATTTCTTGCACAAGCTGCGGCAGCTGCCTGAGCGCTATATGATGAACAGCGTCCTGGAGAACTTCACCATTCTCCAG GTGGTGACAAATAGAGACACCCAGGAACTGCTGCTCTGCACCGCCTACGTCTTTGAAGTCTCCACCAGTGAACGGGGGACCCAGCACCACATTTATCGCCTGGTCAGGGACTGA